Proteins encoded together in one Caulobacter sp. X window:
- a CDS encoding TauD/TfdA family dioxygenase codes for MSIQHSIQTYALDAQTHIRLADGFADFQLPTAISAVDAAVSDAVDRWRRLAPPALLAATTAMADGRGAAAVLVTNLPFDPTLTHGPEDTDQEMVCKPSRLSEGLLLGAAGHVGAPYGVAPEGRGLINNLSPRRRDRSALTGLGSREPLDLHIETAAARRCSGDPCADGLALIGLVADPSGAPATRVADARAAFERLSPEDQAVLRQARYSISLPKRWLGEGETRRQVCAIVAGEDEDLSFAFAFYGDMTLPLDAEAGAVLTRFHAALDSVAGEVILQPGMLLLINNRVAGHGRGAFEPSYTADGAPIRWVQRVFWIRDLRRLGAWRELSGRVFQPTL; via the coding sequence ATGTCCATCCAACATTCCATCCAAACCTACGCCCTCGACGCTCAGACCCATATCCGCCTCGCGGACGGCTTCGCTGATTTCCAGTTGCCGACCGCCATCAGCGCCGTCGACGCCGCCGTGTCCGACGCCGTGGACCGCTGGCGTCGCCTCGCGCCCCCGGCCCTGCTGGCCGCGACGACCGCCATGGCCGATGGCCGCGGCGCGGCGGCTGTCCTTGTCACCAACCTGCCGTTCGATCCGACCCTGACCCACGGCCCCGAGGACACCGATCAGGAAATGGTCTGCAAGCCCAGCCGGCTCAGTGAAGGCCTGCTGCTGGGCGCGGCGGGACATGTCGGCGCCCCCTACGGCGTCGCGCCCGAAGGACGGGGCCTGATCAACAACCTCAGCCCGCGCCGTCGGGATCGGTCGGCCCTTACCGGCTTGGGGTCGCGCGAGCCGCTCGATCTCCACATCGAGACCGCGGCCGCGCGTCGCTGCTCCGGCGACCCTTGCGCCGACGGCCTGGCGCTGATCGGTCTCGTCGCCGATCCCAGCGGCGCGCCGGCCACCCGCGTGGCCGATGCGCGCGCCGCCTTCGAGCGCCTATCGCCCGAGGACCAGGCCGTTCTGCGCCAGGCTCGGTACTCGATCTCCTTGCCCAAGCGTTGGTTGGGTGAAGGCGAGACCCGCCGCCAGGTCTGCGCGATCGTCGCGGGCGAGGACGAGGATCTCAGCTTCGCCTTCGCCTTCTACGGCGACATGACCCTGCCTCTGGACGCGGAAGCCGGAGCCGTCCTGACCCGCTTCCACGCCGCCCTGGACAGTGTGGCCGGCGAGGTGATCCTGCAGCCGGGTATGCTGCTGCTGATCAACAACCGCGTGGCGGGTCACGGACGCGGCGCCTTCGAGCCGAGCTATACGGCCGACGGCGCGCCGATCCGGTGGGTCCAGCGCGTCTTCTGGATCCGCGATCTGCGGCGCCTGGGCGCCTGGCGCGAACTGAGCGGCCGGGTGTTCCAGCCGACCTTGTGA
- the merT gene encoding mercuric ion transporter MerT: MSESKSGRSALALGGLAAILASTCCLGPLLLVALGFSGAWIGNLTVLEPYRPLFIGAALVAMAFAYRRIFRSARACEPGEVCAVPKVRTTYKVIFWAVAALVLVALAFPYVLPLFY; encoded by the coding sequence GTGTCGGAATCCAAAAGCGGCCGCAGCGCGTTGGCGCTTGGCGGCTTGGCCGCCATTCTGGCCTCGACCTGTTGCCTCGGCCCACTCCTCTTGGTCGCCCTCGGATTCAGCGGGGCCTGGATCGGCAATCTGACCGTGCTGGAACCGTACCGTCCGTTGTTCATCGGCGCGGCGCTAGTCGCCATGGCCTTCGCCTATCGCCGAATCTTCCGCTCGGCCCGCGCCTGCGAGCCCGGCGAAGTCTGCGCCGTGCCCAAGGTCAGGACCACCTACAAAGTGATCTTCTGGGCGGTCGCGGCGCTCGTCCTTGTCGCGCTGGCGTTCCCCTACGTCCTGCCCCTGTTCTACTGA
- the merA gene encoding mercury(II) reductase — MTCDSCATHVREALERVPGVRSAAVSYPKARAEIAADAGVSSETLAATVATLGYLASVDDTGAAPPSVFDKALGFLAGGAQSGAGGVPLHIAVIGSGGAAMAAALKAVEQGAKVTLIERGVIGGTCVNVGCVPSKIMIRAAHIAHLRRESPFDDGIGACTPAILRERLVAQQQARVDDLRQAKYETILADTPTITVLRGDALFRDRHSLLVRQAGGVEQHVPFDRCLIATGASPAEPPIPGLSDTPYWTSTEALESETLPSRLAVIGSSVVAVELAQAFARLGSKVTILARNTLFFREDPAIGEAVTATFRAEGIEVLEHTQASKVAYADGEFVLATGQGELRADKLLVATGRAPNTRALALEAAGVAVNAQGGVVIDAAMRSSTPHIYAAGDCTDQPQFVYVAAAAGTRAAINMTGGEVALDLATMPAVVFSDPQVATVGLSETEARRAGIETDSRLLTLDNVPRALANFDTRGFIKLVAEAGSGRLIGVQAVTPEAGEIIQTAALAIRARMTVGELGNQLFPYLTMVEGLKLAAQTFSKDVKQLSCCAG; from the coding sequence ATGACCTGCGACTCGTGCGCCACGCACGTGAGGGAGGCCCTGGAGCGCGTCCCAGGCGTGCGCTCGGCCGCCGTCTCCTATCCGAAGGCGCGGGCGGAGATCGCGGCCGATGCGGGGGTGAGCTCCGAGACCCTTGCGGCCACGGTCGCGACGCTCGGATATCTCGCCTCGGTCGACGACACGGGCGCGGCGCCCCCAAGTGTCTTCGACAAGGCGCTGGGCTTCCTGGCGGGCGGGGCGCAAAGCGGCGCCGGCGGCGTCCCGCTGCACATCGCCGTCATCGGCAGCGGCGGCGCGGCGATGGCGGCGGCGCTGAAGGCCGTCGAGCAGGGCGCCAAGGTCACCCTGATCGAGCGCGGCGTCATCGGCGGAACCTGCGTCAACGTCGGCTGCGTGCCGTCCAAGATCATGATCCGTGCGGCGCATATCGCCCATCTGCGCCGCGAAAGCCCGTTCGATGACGGGATCGGGGCCTGCACGCCCGCGATCCTGCGCGAGCGGCTGGTGGCCCAGCAGCAGGCGCGCGTCGATGATCTGCGGCAGGCGAAATACGAGACCATCCTCGCCGACACCCCGACCATCACGGTGTTGCGCGGCGATGCCCTCTTTCGGGACCGCCACAGTCTGCTCGTGCGCCAGGCCGGCGGGGTCGAGCAACATGTGCCCTTCGACCGCTGCCTGATCGCCACCGGCGCCAGCCCGGCCGAGCCACCCATTCCGGGCTTGTCGGATACGCCGTACTGGACCTCGACGGAGGCCCTTGAGAGCGAGACCCTCCCGTCGCGCCTGGCGGTAATCGGCTCGTCGGTCGTCGCCGTCGAACTGGCCCAGGCCTTCGCCCGGCTCGGCAGCAAGGTGACGATCCTGGCGCGCAACACCCTGTTCTTCCGTGAGGACCCGGCCATCGGCGAGGCGGTCACGGCCACCTTCCGCGCCGAGGGCATCGAGGTGCTGGAACACACCCAGGCGAGCAAGGTCGCCTACGCCGACGGCGAGTTCGTCCTCGCTACCGGCCAAGGCGAACTTCGCGCGGACAAGCTGCTCGTCGCGACGGGCCGGGCGCCCAACACCCGAGCGCTCGCCCTGGAGGCGGCCGGCGTCGCCGTCAACGCGCAGGGCGGCGTCGTGATCGACGCGGCCATGCGCAGCAGCACGCCGCACATCTACGCCGCCGGCGACTGCACCGACCAACCACAGTTCGTCTATGTCGCGGCGGCGGCCGGAACCCGGGCGGCGATCAACATGACCGGTGGCGAGGTCGCCCTAGACCTGGCCACGATGCCGGCGGTCGTGTTCAGCGATCCGCAGGTTGCCACGGTCGGGCTCAGCGAGACGGAGGCCCGCCGCGCCGGGATCGAGACCGACAGCCGGCTCCTGACCTTGGACAACGTCCCGCGCGCCCTCGCTAACTTCGACACACGCGGCTTCATCAAGCTCGTCGCGGAAGCCGGTAGCGGCCGGCTCATCGGCGTCCAGGCCGTGACGCCGGAGGCGGGCGAGATCATCCAGACGGCGGCGCTCGCCATCCGGGCGCGCATGACCGTCGGCGAGCTTGGCAACCAGCTGTTCCCCTACCTGACCATGGTGGAAGGCCTGAAGCTCGCGGCCCAGACCTTCTCCAAGGATGTGAAGCAGCTCTCCTGCTGCGCCGGTTGA
- the merP gene encoding mercury resistance system periplasmic binding protein MerP: MKKLVSLIALMGALNSPAWAATKTVTLTVPGMTCAACPITVKTALAKVAGVEKTEVSFEKREAVVTFDDAKTTVAALTKATAGAGYPSTVKR, encoded by the coding sequence ATGAAGAAGCTCGTCTCCCTGATCGCCCTGATGGGCGCGCTCAACTCTCCCGCGTGGGCCGCGACGAAGACGGTCACCCTGACGGTGCCCGGCATGACCTGCGCGGCCTGCCCGATCACCGTCAAGACAGCGCTTGCCAAGGTCGCCGGCGTCGAGAAAACCGAGGTCAGCTTCGAAAAGCGCGAGGCCGTCGTCACCTTCGATGACGCCAAGACGACGGTCGCCGCCCTGACCAAGGCGACTGCGGGCGCGGGCTACCCGTCCACCGTGAAGCGCTGA
- a CDS encoding helix-turn-helix transcriptional regulator, giving the protein MGVIIEAMREKLGLLSHLRGVTAEALAERLDRSKQTVSGWANGTRTSAPGETPEAMLQPLAEALADIVDALTIDQARDLWHGPLDAFERAIRDAADPRLADVLANAPRRKMLTFRKLASGQRHLVRFRRQEPDWPGLRASVGDFFELDIDGPFGGWFILLISSPVGLHLAEPIAGQGGRLDSRGFGRVPGPAGSADFGPPAGLHEFILLAGEGPASFTVGDRSDEDETPLGQFEQDQLARELVTLARGRPWSKDAIQVMVED; this is encoded by the coding sequence TTGGGCGTGATCATCGAGGCCATGCGCGAGAAGCTCGGGCTCCTGAGCCATCTTCGCGGCGTCACCGCCGAGGCGTTGGCCGAACGCCTCGATCGCAGCAAGCAGACGGTCTCAGGCTGGGCGAACGGCACGAGGACCTCAGCGCCGGGCGAGACGCCCGAGGCGATGCTTCAGCCTCTGGCTGAGGCGCTGGCCGACATTGTCGACGCCCTGACGATCGACCAGGCCAGGGACCTTTGGCATGGTCCGCTCGACGCCTTCGAGCGGGCGATCCGCGATGCGGCGGATCCGCGCCTGGCCGACGTCCTGGCCAATGCGCCGCGCCGCAAGATGCTGACCTTCCGCAAGCTTGCCTCAGGCCAACGGCATTTGGTGCGATTCCGGCGCCAGGAGCCGGACTGGCCAGGATTGCGCGCCTCCGTCGGCGACTTTTTCGAACTGGACATCGACGGCCCCTTCGGCGGCTGGTTTATCCTCCTCATCAGCAGCCCCGTCGGACTGCATCTTGCCGAACCGATCGCGGGGCAGGGCGGGCGACTGGACAGCCGTGGTTTTGGCCGCGTGCCGGGCCCGGCCGGCAGCGCCGATTTCGGGCCGCCGGCCGGCCTGCATGAGTTCATTCTTCTCGCTGGAGAGGGGCCCGCCAGTTTCACGGTGGGGGACCGAAGCGACGAAGACGAGACGCCATTGGGTCAGTTCGAACAGGACCAGCTGGCGCGTGAACTCGTCACGCTGGCCCGCGGCCGCCCGTGGTCGAAGGATGCGATCCAGGTGATGGTCGAAGATTAG
- the merC gene encoding organomercurial transporter MerC, whose translation MPIQNPLTRAADKAGVIGSIVTAMGCAACFPALASLGAALGLGFLSQYEGVFIRYLLPLFAVIALIANTVGGLRHRRWARMALSVVGPTLVLAAALLMATRGWPTAWLLYPGLTLMVVVAIWDLAAPPRNAPARPREGVVS comes from the coding sequence ATGCCCATCCAGAATCCCCTCACACGCGCGGCTGACAAGGCGGGCGTCATCGGCTCGATTGTCACCGCCATGGGGTGCGCGGCGTGCTTCCCGGCGCTCGCGAGTCTTGGCGCCGCGCTGGGCCTTGGTTTCCTGAGCCAGTACGAAGGAGTCTTCATCCGTTACCTCCTGCCGCTGTTCGCCGTGATCGCCCTCATCGCCAACACGGTCGGCGGGCTTCGCCATCGTCGGTGGGCGCGAATGGCGCTGAGCGTCGTCGGGCCGACATTGGTGCTTGCGGCGGCTTTGCTCATGGCCACCCGCGGCTGGCCGACGGCGTGGCTCCTCTATCCCGGACTGACCTTGATGGTGGTCGTGGCGATCTGGGATCTCGCCGCGCCGCCTCGCAATGCTCCCGCGCGCCCCCGCGAAGGGGTGGTTTCTTGA
- a CDS encoding replicative DNA helicase, producing MTSAARAVVFEPDPVSTPTINAAPHNMEAEQALLGILLYDNAAYERLTDSLQGRCFYEPFHQRLFQAVETHVRKGQLAEPILLADEFKADPAFQELGGLRYMADLVDRAPPAANAGDYARVIFDLSLRRELIRIGGDIATAAQGGNEEKRTARDQIEAAEQQLYSLAESGAASSGFVSFGDALRGAVEMTAEAYSRDGGMSGVSTDLMDLDQKIGGLHPSDLIVLAGRPSMGKTALATNIAFNIAKKYAYEIQPDGTKKTVQGGVVAFYSLEMSAEQLALRMLADASGVSGDKLRKGEIDASEFGRVRDAAMELQEAPLFIDATGGISIAKLTARARRLKRQVGLDLVVVDYLQLVTGSDLGSNANRVAEVSQITMGLKALAKELACPVIALSQLSREVEKRPDKRPQLSDLRESGSIEQDADMVWFVYRESYYVGRAEPREGTPEHLTWRDEMDRLQGLAEVIIAKQRHGPIGTVRLSFDSDTTRFGNLARDHHFAQGRQGHDD from the coding sequence ATGACTAGTGCCGCGCGTGCCGTCGTTTTCGAACCGGATCCCGTATCCACGCCCACGATCAACGCGGCTCCCCACAACATGGAAGCCGAGCAGGCGCTGCTCGGGATCCTGCTCTACGACAACGCCGCCTACGAACGGCTGACCGACAGCCTGCAGGGGCGCTGCTTCTACGAGCCCTTCCACCAGCGCCTGTTCCAGGCGGTCGAGACCCATGTCCGCAAGGGCCAGCTGGCCGAGCCGATCCTGCTGGCCGACGAGTTCAAGGCCGATCCGGCGTTCCAGGAGCTGGGCGGCCTGCGCTACATGGCCGACCTGGTCGACCGCGCCCCGCCGGCGGCCAATGCCGGCGACTATGCCCGGGTGATCTTCGACCTGTCGTTGCGCCGCGAGTTGATCCGCATCGGCGGCGACATCGCCACGGCGGCCCAAGGCGGCAACGAGGAAAAGCGCACCGCCCGCGACCAGATCGAGGCGGCCGAACAGCAGCTCTACAGCCTGGCCGAAAGCGGCGCGGCCTCGTCCGGCTTCGTGTCGTTCGGCGACGCCCTGCGCGGCGCGGTCGAGATGACCGCCGAGGCCTACAGCCGCGACGGCGGCATGTCGGGCGTCTCGACCGATCTGATGGACCTGGACCAGAAGATCGGCGGCCTGCACCCCTCCGACTTGATCGTCCTGGCCGGTCGTCCCTCGATGGGCAAGACGGCGCTGGCGACCAACATCGCCTTCAACATCGCCAAGAAGTACGCCTACGAGATCCAGCCTGACGGCACCAAGAAGACCGTCCAGGGCGGGGTGGTGGCCTTCTACTCGCTGGAAATGAGCGCCGAGCAGCTGGCCCTGCGTATGCTGGCCGACGCCTCCGGCGTGTCGGGCGACAAGCTCCGCAAGGGCGAGATCGACGCTTCGGAGTTCGGCCGGGTCCGCGACGCGGCCATGGAGCTGCAGGAAGCGCCCCTCTTCATCGACGCCACCGGCGGCATCTCGATCGCCAAGCTGACCGCCCGCGCCCGTCGCCTGAAGCGCCAGGTGGGCCTTGATCTGGTCGTGGTCGACTACCTCCAGCTGGTCACCGGCTCCGACCTCGGCTCGAATGCCAATCGGGTCGCCGAGGTCAGCCAGATCACCATGGGCCTCAAGGCACTCGCCAAGGAGTTGGCCTGTCCGGTCATCGCCCTGTCGCAGTTGTCGCGAGAAGTCGAAAAGCGACCAGACAAACGACCCCAGCTCTCCGATCTTCGGGAGTCGGGCTCGATCGAGCAGGACGCTGACATGGTCTGGTTCGTTTATCGGGAGAGCTACTACGTCGGTCGCGCCGAACCGCGCGAGGGCACACCCGAACACCTGACCTGGCGCGACGAGATGGACCGCCTACAAGGCCTGGCCGAGGTGATCATCGCCAAGCAGCGTCACGGCCCTATCGGCACCGTGCGTCTGTCGTTCGATAGTGACACCACCCGCTTCGGCAACCTTGCCCGTGACCACCACTTCGCCCAGGGCCGACAGGGGCATGACGACTAG